The Pleuronectes platessa chromosome 10, fPlePla1.1, whole genome shotgun sequence genome contains a region encoding:
- the zgc:172323 gene encoding desmin, translating to MSRSPERISSYRRHFEDISSFSHQVRVSSPSPTRREARHASAGYSCRAGAGSMRVESVGRRNVSAARRSRMVGAGVSAGAMVCVGPNGEPAMDLDVAAAENQEFLTTRKGERHEMIVLNDRLAVYIDKVRSLEQQNQLLESEIEAYHNRFERPTGLRLLYEEQLKELRKIAEQMRVQRDVSLAAKEFTAAHLEAIKIKYEEAVELRKKAELDIETFRPDVDKATSSRIALEKKLEQLEVEIEFLKRVQQQEIEELMKQIYSAHAAAESAFTLPDLAAALKQIQTQYDDIAAKNLKEMDSWYKNKFEDLTKKSTGHVDRVRSFREEVAGAKKDIQNKERDLDDLRTRNEALEAQIREMQERYMKEQKDLQARIESLHLELKTTKEKIALHLRDYQDLLNMKMALEIEITTYR from the exons ATGAGCCGCAGCCCGGAGAGAATCTCATCCTACCGCCGTCACTTTGAGGACATCAGCAGCTTTTCCCATCAGGTCAGGGTGTCCAGCCCATCCCCCACGAGGAGAGAGGCCCGTCATGCCTCTGCCGGCTACTCCTGCAGAGCCGGGGCTGGCAGCATGCGTGTGGAGTCAGTGGGAAGAAGGAACGTCTCGGCCGCACGCAGGTCTCGCATGGTTGGAGCAGG TGTGAGTGCAGGGGCCATGGTGTGTGTTGGGCCCAACGGAGAGCCTGCCATGGACCTagatgtggctgcagctgagaACCAGGAATTCCTCACTACACGCAAAGGTGAGAGGCATGAGATGATCGTCCTCAATGATCGACTGGCTGTTTACATTGACaag GTTCGATCACTGGAGCAGCAGAACCAGCTACTGGAGTCAGAGATCGAGGCCTATCACAACCGCTTTGAGAGGCCAACAGGTCTGCGCCTCCTGTATGAGGaacagctgaaggagctgagaaAGATCGCTGAGCAGATGAGAGTTCAGCGG gatgtttccttAGCGGCGAAGGAGTTCACAGCTGCTCACCTAGAGGCAATCAAAATCAAATACGAGGAGGCAGTGGAGCTGAGGAAGAAAGCTGAGTTAGACATTGAAACCTTCCGTCCG GATGTGGACAAAGCCACCTCCTCACGCATTGCCTTGGAGAAGAAGCTGGAGCAACTGGAAGTTGAAATTGAATTCCTGAAACGTGTTCAGCAACAG gaAATTGAGGAGCTCATGAAACAGATCTATTCAGCTCATGCTGCAGCTGAGAGTGCGTTCACACTCCCTGACCTGGCTGCTGCTTTGAAACAAATCCAAACCCAGTATGACGACATTGCAGCCAAAAATCTCAAG GAAATGGATTCATGGTATAAAAACAAGTTTGAAGATCTAACAAAGAAGTCAACGGGTCATGTGGACAGGGTTCGAAGCTTTAGAGAAGAAGTGGCTGGTGCCAAAAAGGAT ATCCAAAACAAAGAGCGTGACTTGGATGACCTGAGGACCAGGAATGAAGCTCTCGAGGCTCAGATCAGAGAAATGCAGGAAAGGTACATGAAGGAACAGAAAGACCTGCAG GCTCGGATTGAGTCCCTGCATCTGGAGCTGAAAACCACAAAGGAGAAAATTGCACTGCACCTGCGTGATTACCAAGACCTCCTGAATATGAAGATGGCTCTGGAGATTGAGATAACAACTTACAGGTAA
- the tstd3 gene encoding thiosulfate sulfurtransferase/rhodanese-like domain-containing protein 3 produces the protein MALRRCWRFTGVVPRLLCRRGVQPGASVPEGRSSVPGLDHTPPGCRNTELLLYRGFTSAPTSTDVTYEQLKQLLAGRKAVVIDVREPWELREYGFIPGAINIPLGQVNTALQLVPDDFREKYGGEMPEQTDNIVFTCLAGIRSERAVKEAASLGYKDIYHYPGGWKDWATNEQ, from the exons ATGGCTCTCAGGCGGTGCTGGAGGTTCACAGGAGTGGTCCCGCGGCTGCTGTGTCGGAGAGGCGTCCAGCCCGGTGCTTCTGTCCCGGAAGGAAGGAGCTCTGTACCCGGCCTCGATCACACTCCCCCCGGGTGCAGAA ACACAGAGTTGCTTTTGTACAGGGGATTCACTTCAGCGCCAACCAGCACAGATGTGACCTACGAGCAGCTGAAGCAGCTCCTGGCTGGCAGAAAAGCTGTGGTTATAGATGTCAGGGAGCCCTGGGAGCTCAGAGAGTACGGCTTCATCCCCGGGGCCATTAACATCCCCC TGGGACAAGTTAACACTGCCCTCCAGCTTGTTCCAGATGATTTCAGAGAAAAGTATGGTGGTGAAATGCCGGAGCAGACAGACAACATCGTGTTCACCTGTCTGGCAGGGATTCGGAGTGAGAGGGCAGTCAAGGAAGCTGCGTCGCTGggatacaaaga CATTTATCATTACCCGGGTGGATGGAAAGACTGGGCGACAAATGagcaatga